From the genome of Cervus elaphus chromosome 7, mCerEla1.1, whole genome shotgun sequence:
CGGTCTGATCCCTTGATTGGTCTCCCCCTTTTGAAACTAAAAAAGCAGTTTCTGATGCTGTATTAAAGGCTCAACAGCTATTTCCCTAGTGGTTTTAAGGTGGAGTAACATGTGTAGCCTAAATAGGATTTAttcaaaggaattaaaaaatctAGGGTCAGTTAGGAACACTTGATACCCGTGAGCATTTTTTTGGTACTTGACACTGTTAATTTCTTGCCATCCTCATTTTTACAGTGAAGCCTGGCTTTggagtggagaaggaaaattGTTAGATTAAGTCAGAACTAAATACTAGTCCTCAGAGCCATGATCAGCCATGTACTTTAGAACAGGTCACTTTAGTTTCTTAGATTCAATGTTTGGGGGATACGATACTTTCAGATTAGGTGATCTCATGTTCCATTTAGCTCTGAAATGTTCTGAGGATTGGTTTAGAGCAAATTGAAAGGATGTGAACCTTGGGAAGGTTGACCCGACCTTTCCTTGTGAAATATTGTTCTCTTCTGGGTTGGCAGGTCGCAGTGTTTTTTGGTGGTCTGTCTATCAAGAAGGATGAAGAGGTGCTGAAGAAGAACTGCCCGCATATCGTCGTGGGGACCCCTGGCCGCATCCtagccctggctcgaaataagagCCTCAACCTCAAACACATAAAACACTTTATCTTGGATGAATGCGATAAGATGCTTGAACAACTCGGTGAGTTGTCCCAGTCAGGCTGGGGCTGGTCTAGTGATCTGGGAAGTTGCCTTTTGGAGCCAAATGATGCTTATTTGATACTGGAGCACTTTAGTGCCAGGACGACTCTTAATCTATCACCCATGACTGAtggctctggcttccctggtcaGTCTCTGTTAGGCTTGTTAACCTTCCTTGGTGATCAAGGAGAAGGGTATCATGTTCTTCCTTTTTGTGTTAGATGTTTATCTTTGAGAGGAGGGACTTAGCTGATCTTGGATGTTAGTCACACCACCATTGTGTCCTTTATAAATCTCTATAGTGGGTGTCATAGGGAAGAAAATGGAGCTGGAAAAGGAGACAGTCTGCTTGTTTGGCATCCTCAACTCAGCGTGTATCATCAGATTTATAGCTGAATAAATGTTTGACTTAAGTTCTGGAATGAATGTGGAGAGTGTGTGTGGGAGTCTGTGTGGTGTGGTGTTCCAGTGTGCCAAGTGCTGTGAAGAAAGGAAGATGTTTTATGAGAACTCAAATTCGGTGAATGAGACTAGGGACGGACATATACCCAGGGATAAGTCATTCCAAATGATCTTTGGCTATTCTAGATGGCGAGCTATAAAGTGGGCTCCAAGTAGAGATGTCATATTTGCCTGACTGGATAGGACAGTGTGATCCAGAGGAAGCGTGGAATGGACTCTGACAGCTGGAATGTAATAGGTGCGCGATATTGGTAGACAGTTGGAGCTTGGGGAGAGAGAAGTAGGGAGAAGGGCTTTGTAAGGACTTAATCTTTGTGAGCCTCTGCAGTGGGCTTTATCCCCATTTTCTAGTTGTGGGCTTTGGGGTTTCATTTAATTTCTTGTGTGGTTAAAATACACGGCTGGAACCTGGTCCATAGTCACTGTTCTTCCCGCTGTGTTATAACCTTGGACATGATTACATGGCGGTTGGAGATAATAGAGTAGAGAGAGACCCGAGGCAAATCTTAACCCTGACCCGCAACTCTCGGCTCACCCATTTCCAGCAGTCCTTACCTGTCTCTGATCTTCATTTATGATATATGTCTCTTtattactataattttttttttctttttcctgtagaCATGCGTCGGGATGTCCAGGAAATTTTTCGCATGACCCCCCATGAGAAGCAGGTCATGATGTTCAGTGCTACCTTGAGCAAAGAGATTCGTCCAGTCTGCCGCAAGTTCATGCAAGACGTAAATACCCTTCTACCTTCTCTCCCTCCACTCCCCGCCCGCTGCCTTCTCCCCCTCCGCGCCCTCTTCCTCCAGACTCCCTTGTCCTTCAAGCGCCAAGAAGGGGGCACGTGCCCATTTGAAAGTGATGACTCCTTGAAGagacacacagaggcagagacagtTAGTGTTAGGGTCTGCGCGGCGCCAGGGAAACTCCGGAAGACTTGGTCGGGTTAATGTGAGAGCGGGTAGtgttcgacttttttttttttcatcacagCATTTTTGAACCTCTTCTCCCTTTCGGGGGAGGGCAGGATTTTCTGCCCTACCACCCACCCATCGTCTTCTACATACCCCCTACAGCCACGCACCCTCAAGGTGGCATCGAGCATACAGCTGGAGCCTTCTGCTCCCCAAACTCACAACCTCCCGGTGGCAGGAGAGCAAGAGAGGGACAGACAGATGGCAGGGCATGTCCAAAAGAAGAGCAAACAGCACACATGAATccgctccctccccacctccaggggTGGGGGCCTTTGGCACCTCAATCCCCGAGTCCATACTCCTTCCTACCCGTACCTCCTCGCACCCGTCGGAACCTCGGTTGATGTGAGCTGGCAGCAGAGAAGCACCGTGGCGCGGCGGGGGAATGCGGACGCACCCGGCGGTGGATGGCGGCAGCGGAGGCCGCGGGGAACCTGACCAGGAAGCTGAGGACCAAACCAGCCTCTTTTTCCGTTCCCGGTTTTTTTCCTGAACCCAAGGCGTGCCGTGCTCcctgtttctttccatttgtGTTGGTGGGGAGGGGTGTTTTGAGTGGggtggtagattttttttttcttctttttaactcTCTTAATATTCAGAGGGATATGGAAAAAGTAAAGTGAGGAGCTCCACTTGGGTGTAACCAGGTGGTGGTAGGGTCTGGGCTAGGCAGGCCTTTGTGTAAGCAGTGGAGTgtgttctttccctccctccctgctgtgCTCCTTCCCGTGGGACCATAACTCTTACCTTTAGCTATATTTGGGATTCAATTTAGATAGGAAGGAAGCCATGGAACTTCTCTTTGGAAATTCTTCCTTTGCTAATCTGCATTCTGAAGTTCGGCTTCTGGTTTTCTCCTATAACACACTTATCCTTTTCCCAAATCTTGTACCCTGGGGTTTTACGTTAACCATggcttcatggtggctcagatgataaagaatccacctgcaatgcgggagacctgggttgggaagattcccctggagaagggaaaaattacccactccagtattcttgcctagaggatccccatggacagaggagcttagtggacttcagtccatggtgttacaaagagtcggacacaactgaacgactaagcacagcacacaaagGGAAATTGGGTTTTAGAGTTGACTCTTGTGCCagttaccactttttttttttttggtaaatgctATCTACCTTCCCTTcaagggttgtgtgtgtgtgtgtgttttgtttttaaagatgacTGAGTAACTCTGCTGCTCTGAATTTGCTTCTTAGCACCACTCATTGTACCTTCCTCATAACACTGTAGATGGTTTGATTTTTCGTTCAGAGACCAGTCTCATCTAAAACTATTTCCTTGTGGTCTGAGGGCAAGTTGCTACTCATCTTGAGTAATCTTTGCCTCTCTTTTCATGGCATTTTGACCTTAAGTCCATTGAAGCATTCTGATCTTCCACCTTCCTAATGGAGATATGGGAAGACATTTACCTTCCTTATGGAGATATGATTCTCCTAGTTGAGAGAATATTCGAATGGagctctcccctcctctcccccataTTAAACCAGCTCGGATGGAATTATTCTGACCTCGAGTCACTGTTGCCGTGATTTCCCAGGTGTTTGCATCATGTTCTCGCTTTGAGAAccatttccctttgtttctttcctCCACCACCTCTGTTTGAGGTAATGGCATCTCGCCATTGGATGGTTGGACTCTGCCCTTTCCTCCCTGCAGAGTTCTTTCCCATAACAATTTTCAGTtgggaaattttaaaactcaACTGATAGGAAGGAAATCAAATCTAATGTACAAAAGACCACATTAAAATGTGGGTAtttttgggggtggggctgggttttcaatcttctttcttctccccatccccccaTGGGGTGTATTGGAGATCAACTTCCTCCACCCCCCCAGGTTTAACCCCCCCACTCTGCCCTCCTCCCgttccccaccccttcccttccccctcccccccagccaATGGAGATCTTCGTGGATGATGAGACGAAGCTGACGCTGCATGGATTGCAGCAGTACTACGTGAAACTGAAGGACAACGAGAAGAACCGGAAGCTCTTTGACCTTCTGGATGTCCTTGAATTCAACCAGGTCAGTTGTCCAAGGTCCAATAGGGAGAATGAGTACATCTCCAATTGTTGGCAGAAACCTTTTTGAGGAAGCCATGTAtgccatgtgaaagagaatggtggaaaaattattttaaatgaaagaaagactTAAGGACTGAGCGTGAGCATGATGGGAACTGCTTTTCTGTTCCATGCCTGACACAGAAAGTAAATTATAAAATCCTTGAGTCTTAATAAAGTTGGTGAGAGTCCCACAATAATTAGACATGTTAGGTTCTTAAATTTGTGTTTTGCACTGCTCACCTAGGGAGAAGTGTTTCATCACTTTACCTGTTATATGATTTGCCTGCACTAAAAATCATTTTCTATAAGCTCTTACTGTGTTTGATGTTTTGGTGAGTTGGGAATATTGGTCATATCTTTCCAGACTTCAGTTCAGATTTTTACTGTTCTCATGTGGTGGCTTCATTCTTGTCTCCTAATGTATCTGGTAGTTTTGGTTACTGTTTTCCATATCCTCTGCAGCATGTTTGTCTGCTCAGGAAAAGTCAGAGCCAAGGGGGAAAGACTTAGTATTTAGAGCAGAAGAGGAAGTATGTGATGGGGACTAAAGATTTCTTTTAGAAGAGTGTAATTACTGAGAACTCCTGCACGTAATCTTTCTCACACCCACATGGACGCACATCCCTCCAATCTCATACACACCACGCACGCACACAGGTGGTGATATTTGTGAAGTCTGTGCAGCGTTGCATTGCCCTGGCTCAGCTCCTGGTGGAGCAGAACTTCCCAGCCATTGCCATCCACCGCGGGATGCCCCAGGAGGAGAGGTGAGTCAGAGATGGGCAAGATGTTTTGTGTCCTTGCGAGCAAAAGGTACCCTTGAGAGAAGAGAAtctcaacactttttttttgctttcctttctcatAAAGGCTTTCTCGGTATCAGCAGTTTAAAGATTTTCAACGACGGATTCTCGTGGCTACCAACCTGTTTGGCCGAGGCATGGACATCGAGCGGGTGAACATCGCCTTTAACTACGACATGCCTGAGGATTCAGACACCTACCTGCATCGGGTAAGCCCCACACCTGGAAGATATCCCAGTGTCCTTTCCCACcccttcagtttctttatcttgcATTTCATCCCTCCTTTTGTGTGTCTTCCTTCTGTGGGGCCTGCCCGTCCTATCACGTGTCTCCTTCCAGGTGGCCAGAGCAGGCCGGTTTGGCACCAAGGGCTTGGCTATCACATTTGTGTCAGATGAGAATGATGCCAAGATCCTCAATGATGTGCAGGATCGCTTTGAAGTCAATATAAGTGAGCTGCCTGATGAGATAGACATCTCCTCCTACAGTGAGTAATGATCTCATGAAGCTGCTTCCCCCAGTCCTTTAGATGCTCTTCGTTGCTTAGTAGGTTTTTTCTTAAAACCCCTGGTGCATGGTGGCCACTTGACAAGTTCATCATCCATATTTCTGCTGCCCTCACCTTGATGCTCTGTTGGGATGTTTAGTTGACCTGTGTATGGGGGTCTTTTCTCatcaaattatttctctttctgtaccCCCAGACCTATACTCTGacccacacaccacacaaacaTCTGGATGTGTTGGGAGAGGGTTGTTTGTGcctactttgatttttttaaaatactttttcccaCGTTCTAGTCTAACTGCTGTATTTTCTCTTCAGTTGAACAGACACGGTAGAGGACTCACCCACCCATTCTGGAATGTGACAGTTCCTCTTCAGGAGACCGTACCAGGCGTGGGGGTGAAGGAGACACTACTGCTACCAACCCCGGACAGCCCCAGTCCCCCACCCCATGACTTCCCTCTGGCATCACCACCACTCCTAAAGCCCATTTCCCCGATTTggcggaattttttttttttttttaacaaaactaaaaaactCATGTGTCTGTGGTGTCTATAAGCGTTCCATCCCTTTATTGGATTTGGGGTGAGGTTGTTCTGGGACATAATCCAGAGTAAATTCCTGTGGGCACTGTGTGCCCTGCTGTGAGCTGAGGTCAGTGGGAGGTGTTGAACTGGGATGTGAGTGTAAAGACTGCAGAGGCCATGACTTCTCATGACTATCCAACTTCTGGCTCTTTTGTGGcagtttcttctgttttcttaggGCCTGGGAGAGCCTGGGATGTTGCTGATCCAAGGGCTGGGGAGGGTGACGTGCAGTTTTCAGGGCTGGAGGGTGAAGGGGCCACTGGTGGAAAGCTTAGGCGACTTCTCCCAGGCTCTCTGTGTCTCCGCATCTGTTCCTTTAGCTTCTGTGTCTTGAGCACCagggcctgggcttcccaggccccCTCTTGCCCTTCCACCAGGGCCTGGTACAGCTCCAGCTGCTGCTCCAGCAGCTCCTCCGCCTGGGCCAGCTCAgctgtggggcggggctggggctcctgggggggtgggggcagggcattAGGGAGAGGTCATCAGCCAGGACTGAGGGCTGAGGCTCACTGGAAGGGAGGAATTCTACCTCAGCCCCATTAATTTGAGGTCATCTTACTGCAGAGCCAAAGCAGTTTCCTCTCTTGGGCATAGTCCTGGAatggggtgtgggggggtggtaGTTAGAGATCACGCACGGCCCAGGGGCTGTAACTGGACTTTAAGGTGCATTTGGGAAGGGCTGTTCCAACCCTCCTGAGAAATGATTAACTGTTAGATGAGGGGAAGTTACTCTGTTCAAGGATTCTGTGAACTGCAAGGAGGGTAGGGTGCAGATAGAGGGTGTCTTGGGGTCGCGAGtgcagtgggggcagggagggtgctTTAGGGAACTGAGGGTTGGGACTAGGCCACAagcgtggggggtgggggcatgtgctgtgctgtgcttagtcgctcagtcatctaggactctgcaaccccatgaactgtagccctccaggctcctctggataatccatggggattatccaggcaagaatactggagtgggttgccatgccctcccaacccaggatcttcccaacccagccattgaacccaggtctcctgcactgcaggtggattctttatcatctgagccaccaggtctgCTTTCCGCTGACCTGTGGTGACATGGAGGGGATTCTCTGCCCCCTGGTACAAATTTGCCCTCATGCCCTCCACCTTCCTTGGTGCCACTTACCTTGGAAGGTGACATCTTCCCACTGTGTGTGGAGCTTGTCTCTTCTGTGCTCCTCCTGGGACCCTGGGAACAGCACCTCCAGGAGCCCTGAAGCGTGGGGGCCCAGGATGGCAGGAGGAGGTGACGGCAGCATCGGGAGAGCCAGGCTAGAGGGAGGACCATGGCGGGTGAGGCAGGGAGCTGTCTGAGCCACCTCACAGCCACCAGGAACTGGCTCCCTCCGGGCTGTGGCCTCGCTTCAGTGcctggccctgcccctgccctgctctGTTGCACCCACCCGCCTCCCAACCTGGCCCCAGAGTCCAGGAACTCAGGTTCCCTAGTGTGAAATTGTTCCTGCCAGGCAAAATTTGCTTTAGAACTCTGGTCCCCAGCCTACCGTGTCTTCTGTCAGTAATTGTTAGCACTGTGTTTCTTACTCATTCCTCTCAGTTCTGCAAGGGAGAATGAATTATGTTACTGCTTGGCAGATGAGGAAATGCTCAGAACTTCATTCAGCACGCACTCATTCAGCAAGTATGGGCTGGGACCTGCTCTGGGCCGGATGTGCTCAAGGCTCCACAGCCTGTTGGAAAAGCCTAGGTCTGCCGGACTTGAAAGCTCACACCCTTGACCTGGCTCAagtattttcactttatttccctttcctcttcttgCCGGTGACCTTTCTCTTGTCCCTGTTGTGCATTGTACATTGTTGGGGCTTGCCTCGTCTGTTAGGTCAGCACCGTATGCGGGTACAGGTTTCAAGCTTGGTTGAACTGGTGAGCACTCCCATCAAATCCGCACTAGAACAAAAGCCTTGTCCACTCACTGAGGCTTGTATACTAGACTTCCTGCAGTGTGTCCTGAAATGTCCTGTTGTGGCTAGAGGGCACAGCCATACCCCTGGCTCACAGAGTGGATGGTTCCAACTTTGATCTTCTAGGAAAAAATAGGTCCTCAGAAAAACATGCCCCAGAAAGCAAGGTTGCTAGACAGTGGACAGCTTCAGTTTCTCTCTGGGACATCACACTGAGTTTGGAGGGAAGATGGCCTCTGCCATAAAGTGGGGGTCAGAGGAGCAGAGAGGGAGACCTTCCTGGAGGTCAGTGGTTCTTGAACTTGGATTGAAGCAACTTTAGATGAAGTCAGAGATCTCTGGGTTCCCCATTAGTTGGCAGGTACCCATTTTTTtgtggaaaaagaatggagagttCCTGTACGATTTTGGAGGAGACAAgccttccctcttctctctcagtGATCGGGTTATATGTGGGGGCTCATTTTTGAACTGCAATGTGTGCACAGCTTAAAGTCTTAATTGTTGAGACATAAAAGGCCCAAACTACTGTTGTTACAGATAAGGGAAACTAGTACAAGTTTAGACAAGCCACAAGTAACATTGAAGTGAAACTAAgcacatttataaattaaaagcaaGATTAGCAGCTATTAATTGAGAAACTTCTGGAAGACAGTCTAGATGATGCACTAGTAACAAAGTATCCTACCTGAAGATTAGCCATTTCAATCACCTGAATTTCTATTTAAGGTTATGAACTCCAAAATGGACTAACATCCAGTGATTTGCAGTAGGCAGTCCTAAGCCATGAATTATAGTAGAATCTGGATTTGGCTTTGTCTGTGAGAGCTAAAGAAAAGACTGATACTTGGATCAGTTCAGATCTATTGGATGAGCTGTGGATCTCATAGTCATGGAAACGAAGGGATGAAAATAGATAAATGTAAACCTAGACTTAtgttactgtatatatatatatttgttattccTGAGGGGCTAATAGTCTTTTTCTTTATGTGGTGAAGTTTTATTTATGTCTCATAGTTTTAATCAAATGAGAGGTCTGGCTTGGCCTCTGCAGGAGGGGCCTGTCTTCTGCCAGGGACAAGCAGAGGATTATGGGAGGTGTCTGGCACAAGGTCGAGGGGCTGCTCTGCTGATTCCACCTTTACTATAGCATCCTGCCCAGTGGATGGGCAGGCTTGGGGGGACTGATGTGAGTCACGTACCCTTTATGTGAAACCTGGGGAGATGGGTACTTAGGTATATTTAAGTTCACCCACTGCTTTAATGTGAGAAGTTTACTGAGAGGCACTTTTTGTTCCCGTCACAGGTGACCTTCATGGTAACTTTTCAAGAGAACTttctcatttcactttttttggcatgtgaatgtccagttgttccagcaccatttatgtATTCTATTCCTGGGTTCTCTGTCCTGTCCACTGacctacttgtttttttttttcaccaatacCACGTTGTCTTGATTAGCATAGCTTTATAGGAAGTCTTGAACTCAGGTAGGGTTTTCAAGTGTCCACTGACTGTTCTATAGTGTGCTGACTGTTCCAGCTCTCTGGCCTCTCCATATGcgttttagaatcagtttgtcaatacAGGCATTCCTCGGAAATATTATGGGTTTGCAGACcgctgcaataaagtgaatattgcaataaagtgagtcacatgaattttttggtttctcaatttaaatatataaaagtcatatttatacaatgtgtgcatgtgtgggctcagtcactaagttgtaaccccatggactgcacctcaccagggtcctctgtccatggacttttcccaggcaagaatagtggaatgggttgccattttcttctcgaagggatcttgcccacccagggattgaacctgtgtctcctgcatttcctgtattggcaggcagattctttatctctgagccactggggaagcccatatatactttatactgtagtctgttaagtgtgtaatagcattatgtctaaaaa
Proteins encoded in this window:
- the DDX39B gene encoding spliceosome RNA helicase DDX39B, translated to MAENDVDNELLDYEDDEVETAAGGDGAEAPAKKDVKGSYVSIHSSGFRDFLLKPELLRAIVDCGFEHPSEVQHECIPQAILGMDVLCQAKSGMGKTAVFVLATLQQLEPVTGQVSVLVMCHTRELAFQISKEYERFSKYMPSVKVAVFFGGLSIKKDEEVLKKNCPHIVVGTPGRILALARNKSLNLKHIKHFILDECDKMLEQLDMRRDVQEIFRMTPHEKQVMMFSATLSKEIRPVCRKFMQDPMEIFVDDETKLTLHGLQQYYVKLKDNEKNRKLFDLLDVLEFNQVVIFVKSVQRCIALAQLLVEQNFPAIAIHRGMPQEERLSRYQQFKDFQRRILVATNLFGRGMDIERVNIAFNYDMPEDSDTYLHRVARAGRFGTKGLAITFVSDENDAKILNDVQDRFEVNISELPDEIDISSYIEQTR
- the MCCD1 gene encoding mitochondrial coiled-coil domain protein 1; the encoded protein is MVLPLAWLSRCCRHLLLPSWAPTLQGSWRCCSQGPRRSTEETSSTHSGKMSPSKEPQPRPTAELAQAEELLEQQLELYQALVEGQEGAWEAQALVLKTQKLKEQMRRHREPGRSRLSFPPVAPSPSSPENCTSPSPALGSATSQALPGPKKTEETATKEPEVG